The following proteins are co-located in the Haloarcula marismortui ATCC 43049 genome:
- a CDS encoding sensor histidine kinase, translating into MDKNQEESVDSTAELRKTKQHLNLVLKLADITAARVDTDLRHTWVNDQGPNSISDPEALGKRDDELFPPDIAEPTLELKKAVLETGEPVTRKVTFQKPTGDRIYNIRAEPMRDSEGNIKGVMQAAVDTTDEHRQQQQLSVATRMLRHNLRNRVTTLLGQAEMLDEHLSTLPDSDRLRALQDVLETLDGEVETRDVDSPRTSDLHARLVEAKRLAEDLSDLSESNVSDMSKTIRQVTNRLYNVTEKVDHFLILADSGTSYDRTQGTELRPTIEAVQEEVTQANPDAEISIQGPLDTTVLAPSNELRIGLLELVENAIAHNDQPSPTVEIRVRTQDTGRTLVEVVDDGPGLPEHEARVIEDTVEAPLEHGSGMGLWLAQWVSLKNGGPLQIDSTDQGGTVVSLTLATDND; encoded by the coding sequence ATGGATAAAAACCAAGAGGAGAGTGTAGATTCCACGGCGGAACTGCGAAAGACGAAACAGCACTTGAATCTCGTTCTAAAACTTGCCGATATCACCGCCGCTCGGGTCGACACTGACCTCAGGCACACATGGGTTAATGATCAGGGGCCCAACAGTATCTCCGACCCAGAGGCGCTGGGAAAACGGGATGACGAACTCTTTCCGCCCGACATTGCCGAGCCGACGTTAGAACTGAAGAAGGCCGTCTTGGAGACTGGTGAACCAGTCACTCGTAAAGTGACATTCCAGAAGCCGACAGGTGACAGGATATACAATATCCGGGCCGAGCCCATGCGTGACAGCGAGGGCAACATCAAGGGTGTCATGCAGGCTGCAGTTGACACAACCGACGAGCATAGACAGCAACAGCAGTTGAGCGTGGCGACGCGGATGCTGCGGCACAACCTTCGAAACAGAGTCACCACATTGCTGGGGCAGGCAGAGATGCTAGACGAGCATCTCTCGACACTCCCTGACAGCGATAGACTAAGGGCACTGCAAGATGTGCTGGAGACGCTTGACGGGGAAGTAGAGACCAGAGACGTTGATTCTCCCCGCACATCGGATCTGCATGCCCGACTTGTGGAGGCTAAACGACTCGCGGAGGACCTCTCGGATCTCTCGGAATCGAATGTTTCGGACATGTCCAAGACCATACGGCAAGTCACCAATCGACTATACAATGTCACTGAGAAAGTCGACCACTTTCTCATACTGGCCGATTCAGGTACATCCTATGACCGGACTCAGGGCACGGAACTGCGACCGACGATAGAGGCAGTACAGGAAGAAGTCACGCAGGCAAACCCAGACGCTGAAATCAGTATCCAGGGACCACTCGACACGACAGTGCTGGCACCATCCAACGAACTCAGAATTGGACTTCTCGAACTCGTCGAGAACGCTATCGCTCACAACGACCAACCCAGTCCGACGGTAGAAATCCGCGTTCGCACACAGGACACTGGTCGGACTCTGGTAGAGGTGGTGGACGACGGTCCGGGCCTTCCGGAACACGAAGCACGAGTTATCGAGGACACGGTGGAGGCGCCACTCGAACATGGTAGCGGTATGGGACTGTGGCTCGCACAGTGGGTGAGTCTGAAAAACGGTGGGCCACTCCAGATCGACTCCACCGACCAGGGCGGCACAGTGGTTTCGCTGACACTCGCGACAGACAACGACTGA
- a CDS encoding mechanosensitive ion channel family protein, with translation MQVQPLADLLEGFGVPAAGSIASAVVFVVVFVLVYILGKAIVLPIVDRSLKSRDLDTHARQPLKKVVSIGIVFVAISVAFGMAEYGNFLQSLATIAAAATLAIGFAMQDVISNFVAGVFIYTDKPFRIGDWIEWDGNSGVVEDISLRVTRVRTFDNELLTVPNSNLTDGVIKNPVAKDQLRLKFVFGIDYDDDIDEATEIILDEAREHPEIMDDPEPSVRLVELGDSSVGLQSRIWIKNPSRSDFVKTRAEYVKSVKQRFDAEDINMPYPNRTIGGGLEMTGFDGVVEPADD, from the coding sequence ATGCAGGTCCAGCCACTCGCCGACCTGCTCGAAGGCTTTGGCGTGCCAGCCGCCGGCTCTATCGCCTCGGCGGTGGTTTTCGTCGTCGTCTTCGTCCTCGTCTACATCCTTGGGAAGGCGATTGTCCTGCCCATCGTCGACCGCTCGCTCAAGTCGCGCGACCTCGATACCCACGCTCGGCAACCGCTGAAGAAGGTCGTCAGCATCGGTATCGTGTTCGTCGCCATCTCCGTCGCCTTCGGGATGGCCGAATACGGGAACTTCCTGCAGTCGCTGGCGACCATCGCCGCGGCAGCGACGCTGGCCATCGGCTTCGCGATGCAGGACGTTATTTCGAACTTTGTCGCCGGCGTGTTCATCTACACTGACAAGCCGTTCCGGATCGGCGACTGGATAGAGTGGGACGGCAACTCCGGCGTCGTCGAGGACATTAGCCTTCGAGTCACCCGCGTCCGGACCTTCGACAACGAACTGCTGACCGTGCCGAACTCGAATCTAACCGATGGCGTTATTAAGAACCCTGTCGCCAAGGACCAGCTCCGCTTGAAGTTCGTGTTCGGCATCGACTACGACGACGACATCGACGAAGCGACTGAAATCATTCTCGACGAGGCCAGGGAACACCCAGAAATAATGGACGACCCTGAGCCATCCGTTCGCCTCGTTGAACTCGGTGATTCCTCTGTCGGACTGCAGTCCCGTATCTGGATCAAGAACCCGAGTCGGTCTGACTTCGTCAAGACGCGCGCCGAATACGTCAAGTCGGTCAAGCAACGCTTCGACGCCGAGGACATCAACATGCCGTACCCGAACCGGACCATCGGCGGCGGGCTGGAGATGACCGGGTTCGACGGCGTCGTGGAACCAGCCGACGACTGA
- a CDS encoding YhbY family RNA-binding protein has product MSDSSRQSRIHDLDATLRVGKHGIESVADELDDQLENTDLVKVKFLRSSRGGTTAEELADDLAEMVNASVIQVRGHTAVFEK; this is encoded by the coding sequence ATGAGTGATTCTTCTCGACAGTCGCGGATACACGACCTCGACGCGACGCTTCGCGTCGGCAAACACGGCATCGAATCCGTCGCAGACGAACTCGACGACCAACTGGAGAACACAGACCTCGTGAAGGTGAAGTTCCTCCGCTCGTCCCGGGGCGGCACAACAGCCGAGGAACTCGCCGACGACCTTGCTGAGATGGTCAACGCCAGTGTGATTCAGGTGCGGGGCCACACCGCGGTGTTCGAGAAATGA
- a CDS encoding ribonuclease P protein component 4 produces the protein MTDEATIARERIERLQSLAREAVQAGNEERARSYVRRARRVAERHRLRLPRSFERSTCDACDTYLLHGHNARSRTQAGHVVIACDCGSQSRYPYD, from the coding sequence ATGACGGACGAGGCGACCATTGCCCGCGAGCGTATCGAGCGCCTCCAGTCGCTCGCTCGCGAGGCCGTTCAGGCCGGTAACGAGGAGCGCGCCCGGTCGTACGTCCGACGCGCTCGGCGCGTCGCCGAACGCCACCGCCTGCGCCTGCCACGGTCGTTCGAGCGGTCGACGTGTGACGCCTGTGATACGTACCTCCTCCACGGACACAACGCCCGGTCTCGAACCCAGGCCGGCCACGTCGTCATCGCGTGCGACTGTGGGTCACAGTCCCGCTATCCGTACGACTGA
- a CDS encoding glycosyltransferase family 4 protein — MRVLNYLELADRLDRSGIGTAVDHQRAALSETDIEVETTPWQEGHPAWALGGNIAFNDPMFREFDIAHCNMIGPGSVAVARYAAQADIPLVLHAHVTREDFRDSFRGSNLIAPVLGRYLRWFYSQADLVLCPSEYTKGILESYPVDAPIRPMTNGVDIDALAGHEDMREDYRRRYDLDGMVVFAVGNVFERKGLTTFCELAQETEHDFAWFGPYDAGPQASKTVSRWVNNPPENVTFTGWVEDIRGAFGAGDVYLFPTKAENQGIAVLEAMACGKAVVLSDIPVFREYYEDGHDCLICADEAEFREALERLAENPDLRERLGENARETAREHSLDRVSRRLVETYEELA, encoded by the coding sequence GTGCGCGTCCTGAACTATCTCGAACTGGCCGACCGCCTCGACCGGTCGGGCATCGGCACCGCCGTAGACCACCAGCGGGCGGCGCTGTCCGAAACCGACATTGAGGTCGAGACGACGCCCTGGCAGGAGGGGCACCCGGCATGGGCGCTGGGGGGCAATATCGCGTTCAACGACCCGATGTTCCGCGAGTTTGACATCGCCCACTGCAACATGATCGGGCCGGGCTCCGTTGCCGTGGCCCGGTACGCGGCGCAGGCAGACATCCCGCTCGTCCTCCACGCTCACGTCACCCGCGAGGATTTCCGGGATAGCTTCCGCGGGTCGAATCTGATCGCGCCGGTTCTGGGCCGCTACCTCCGGTGGTTTTACTCCCAGGCCGACCTCGTCCTCTGTCCCTCTGAATACACGAAAGGTATCCTCGAATCGTACCCAGTCGACGCGCCGATACGGCCGATGACAAACGGCGTCGACATCGACGCACTGGCGGGCCACGAGGATATGCGAGAGGACTACCGGCGGCGCTACGACCTGGATGGGATGGTGGTTTTCGCTGTCGGAAACGTCTTTGAGCGCAAGGGGCTGACGACGTTCTGTGAACTCGCCCAGGAGACGGAGCACGACTTCGCGTGGTTTGGCCCCTACGACGCCGGGCCACAGGCCTCAAAGACCGTCTCCCGGTGGGTGAACAACCCGCCCGAGAACGTGACCTTTACCGGGTGGGTCGAGGACATTCGTGGTGCCTTCGGGGCCGGCGACGTGTACCTGTTCCCGACGAAGGCCGAGAATCAGGGCATCGCCGTGCTAGAGGCGATGGCCTGCGGGAAGGCGGTCGTCCTCTCGGACATTCCGGTGTTCCGGGAGTACTACGAGGACGGTCACGACTGTCTCATTTGCGCGGACGAGGCCGAGTTCCGCGAAGCGCTGGAGCGCCTCGCCGAGAACCCCGACCTGCGGGAGCGGCTTGGTGAGAACGCAAGAGAGACGGCCAGAGAACACAGCTTAGACCGGGTCAGCCGGCGGCTTGTCGAGACGTACGAAGAGCTAGCCTGA